AGGGTCCAGCTCTGGACTGCTGGGAGGgggaggtggtgtgtgtgtgtgtgtgtgtgtgtgtgtgttgggagggagGAAACTGAGCCCAAGTCTTGCCATCCCCCAGTCTGCTGAGTTAGCCCAGCAAACATGGAGGAAATGGGAgtttaggctggggagatagcatggtggttaggCAAAAAGCCTTCCATGCTTGAGacttcaaggttccaggttcaacccccagcagcaccaccataaacaagagctgagcagtgctcttgtcaagaaagaaagaaagaaagaaagaaagaaagaaagaaagaaagaaagaaagaaagagagaaagaaagaaagaaagaaaagaaaagaaagatgaaagaaatggtgtggggggccaggcagtggcatacttggctgagtgcacatgttataatgcacaaggacccaggtttgagcccccggtccccatctgtaggggggaagctttgcaagtggtgaagcaggtctgcaggtgtctctctgtctttctccccttcctctcaatttctggctgtctctatccaataaataaataaagattaaaaaagaagaaagaaatggtatGGAACAGGAAGGGACGTAGAATACAAGCCAGCTAGCCTCTttcattctgatttttttaatattcaataGTAGTGTGAGACATTAGAAGgcgagagaaccagaacattattctagtacatgtgctgctgggtattaaacctgggacctcatgcttgagagtgcagctcttcatcccttgcaccaccttctggactgcGCAGCTAGTCTTTCATTCACCCAGCACCTCAGCACCTAGATGTGGAGGCCTGCCCATCTCCAAGGCACTTTTATCCTTTGCCTCTAGATGAGGAGCACAGTTGGCACAGGGCTGTCCCTGATAGTATTCAAGCTCTTCTGAGGCttgtttctggttttttgttGCTCAGGACGTTCCAACCACTagaactaagagagagagagggagagggtgagagttgTGAGGGTGTTTGGAGGATGGGGTATCTCTAACTTTTTAAGTCCTTGCCTTGGCTGTGCTTTTATTTTGATGGAAATCAACTTGGAGGAAACTCTCCAGAgcttgggggaggagaggggatatgggCACCCACCCCTGGGCCATTCATTCACTTGGCTTTGGTTTGGGGTAGATGGAGCAAGGTAGGCATAGGTGGATGGGTGTCTGTGTGCACCCAGCTGGGGCAAGGCAGGCTGGCTTTCTCATCAAGTTTATAGGACCTTCAGTTTGGAAGGGAGGGGTAAGAGGCATGGAATCAGGAAGTGCATGCTAACCTGCTGAGGGATGAAGGAGAGAGGGCTGTGGTGTCAGTAAAACTGTGGTACATGGCTGCTCCTGTTCCAGGGAGTCAGGGAGACTGGGAGAGTCCAGACTAGAAAAGAATGGCTCCCCTGCTCTCAATTTTCTTTCAGACCTGGGGCCCCTTTTATATGGGTTAGTTTGCTCAAAGTCCCTGTGCTTTTTGTCTCCttacccccttttttaaatatttgtttatttattcccttttgttgcccttgttgctttatttttgtagttattattgttgttgttggataggacagagagaaatggagagagtagcggaagacagagagggggagaggaagatagacacctgcagacctgcttcaccgcttgtgaagctactccactgcaggtggggagctgggctcaaaccaggatcattaggccagtccttgcgctttgcaccacttgtgcttaactccctgtgctaccgcctgactccctccttacccctttttaaggagaaaaaaaaaaaagtacttctgagagagaaccagaaccagagtgtcactctggcacatgtagggATCaaacacaggctcttgtgcttgagagtccagagctttatctactgtgccacctcctccaAGGCCTTTCCCTCAGCTTCTGACAATGAGCACCTCTTTTCCCACCATTCAGCTGCCTTCTACTTTCCCTGAGTTCCTTCCCATTCCCCCAGGATTGCTCTCCCTACCCCTTGACAGTCCTCTTGCTCCCTCCAACCCCTTCTCCACCCCTAGGTGGCTTATGGAACCACAGAGAACAGTCCAGTGACCTTCATGTGCTCTGCTGAGGACAGTGTGGAACAGAAGGCAGAAACTGTGGGCAGAATCATGCCACACACAGAGGTGagcctcccaggtcccaggtcccagcTCCCGTCACTCAGCTGGGGGGCACCCCTCCccacaacaattttttttgctgTCCACTAGAGGTTCAAGCAGTTCACAGCAGAGTCTGAGCCCCCAGAGTGCAGGGTCTCTCCTGGCCTGGGATGTGGCTATCTCTGTGGTCTGAGGCCTGTGAGGGGGAAAGCTGGAACAGAGGCCTGAGCAGCCGCCAGCTGAACTTATCCACAACCTCCCTTCCTGTCTGAGGTGTGTTTTTGCCAAGCCCCACTGTCTGTCTCAGGGCAGCCAGGACAGCCTCAAAAAGGAGCCAGAGCACAGAGATTTTTCCTATGTAGCTTCTCTCCCAGAGCTCCCCCACCTCTCACTTCCGctgagtttctctctttctgcttggTGTAAACACTTCGTGTCCCAAATGGCCTGCCCCTTTGGGGGACTGCACACCTTGAGGGTGGCCCAGAGCCTctcccatactcccagctgggaCTTCTTTCCTGCTGCAGCGCTGGTGTTCTAAGCCTAGTTGTGCCTGGCTGTGGCCTTATCCTTCTGGGGCCACAGCCAGTGTCCTCACACAGCTGCTTTCTACCGACTGTCTGACTCTCCTGAGCTCCTGCCTGGAGCGAGTGCACAGTAATATAAGCCCTCTGCTAGGTCTGCTGGCCTCCCTTGTCACTCCTTAGCATGCCCTCTTGTGGAGTGCCAGCATGGTGCTCCTTTCCCAGACAGAATCTCTGAGGCCTGTGGGCAGCCCGCATACTCCTCTGCCAGTCTTTCAGACTGCCTCTACCGCTTCTCCCTCTCACGTGGCACTGACACACCACTCTCTTTGGCTTCTTTGTTTGATGCTTAATAGGAACTAAGAGGAGACTCCCTTTTcttcagcacagtttgtaattctTCAGCTGGCCTGGCTCTTCACAGGCCTCCTGACCCGACAGCAGCCTCTGGCCCACTTTATTTTTCCAGCACCTGGGAAAACAGGCCCAGCCGGGAGCCTTTACTCCTTTCACGCCTTGCTCAGGTGGCTGCCCCATTTCCTTGCTCTGGATGAGGATGGGCAGCTGGCAAGTCACAGTATGAAGCCTCCTATCCTGAAATGAGAGCGGGTGGGAAGCCCTCACCTAAAGCTGCCTGGTTCCCCAGGCCCAGATTGTGAACATGcagacaggggacctagtggaaCTGAACTCACCAGGAGAGTTGTGCATCCGAGGGTACTGCATCATGCTGGGCTACTGGGCTGATCCCCAGAAGACAGCAGAAGCAATTGGACAAGACAAGTGGTATCGGACAGGGTGAGCATGTGGGGCAGGtgggttggtttgtttttgtttgtctcctCCACTAGACTGTAAGCCTCAGAGAACGTTGTATTCCAGCTGCGTCCCCTGGAGTCTAGAGCAGTGTCAGCCACATTGCAGGTGCTTGATAAGGGCTTGATGAATCAAGGAGCCAACTGGACACATGGGCTGTCCTTGCAGAGACATTGCAATGATGGATGAGTGGGGCTTCTGCAAGATTGTAGGTCGCTCCAAGGATATGATCATCCGGGGCGGGGAGAACATCTACCCGGCAGAGCTGGAGGACTTCTTTCACACACACCCCAAGGTGCAGGAAGTACAGGTGAGGCACCCAATCCTGGTGAGCCCGGCTGAGCACCCCAGGGGCAGGAAGCAGGGATGAGGATGGGAACACCAGTGTCAGCCACCTTCCTCTGACCCCGGCAGGTGGTGGGAGTGAAGGATGCCCGGATGGGGGAGGAAATCTGTGCCTGCATTAGACTGAAGCAGGGGGAGCAGACCACAGCAGAGGAGATCAAGGCTTTCTGCAAAGGGAAGGTGGGACCCTTAAAGTGACCCACTCCTCCACTCTCCTGGGCCCATTCCCTGCCGACTAGCCACCCCACTGGTCTCTTTCCCTAAACCTCTGACCCCACCCAGCCTCACGCTTAATCTCCCTCTGGTCTGCAGATCTCCCACTTCAAGATTCCCCGATACATCGTGTTTGTCCCGAACTACCCCCTCACTATCTCCGGAAAGGTGTGCAATTGGAGGAAGCTAGGGAGGGTGGGTGGCCTGGACTCCCAGGTGCAGAAGGTCGGGTGGCCCCACCTGTGCTTCCCTCAGTGATGGGCAGGCGACTGGAAGTACAATGACCAGCTAGCTAGCCAGCTCACTGTGGCTTGCGCCCAACTCTCCCTACTTTATCCTGAGGAGCTTCTCGACCCCAGGCAAACTAAGACAGTTGATCACTTAGAATGGCAGAAGCCCCAAGCCTGTGTCTCATTCCTCTCTCCTCTAGATCCAAAAATTCAAACTTCGAGAGCAGATGGAACAACATCTAAACCTGTGAATAAAGGAGGAGTCTTCATCTTGCCAGATCcatcttaccctctctgtctctgtgattTGGCATAAAGAGCTTGTTTTCTTTGGCTAGTTTCTTATTACACACTCTCTTGGCCAAATGCTCCGGAATGGAGAACAGAAGAGACCAAAGGGAAATTAGCACTTTCAGATCTCCCGTCCCTTGTCAAAACAATGGTAGTAAAGTGCCTCAGcttgcatttatttacttaatttgattCATGCTCAATCCCTTCAAGATAccaacccatttttttaaaaatgctattcTCCTTTATTTTTCACATCGAGGTCATGTTAGTCCAGCAAGAAGTGATGTTATTATGGTTAAAAATAATGACTTTGTTGAGATAGAATCCATCATTCAATGCACAAAAGTGAACAATTCAAATAATATTTAGTATATTCAGATTTATGCAAGCATCACTGAAGTCAACTTTGAACATTGTATCACCTTAGAAATTCCATACCCTTTACCTTAGTTATTTAATCTTTAAGTTGGCTGGTGATCTAACCCAGTTTCTCATGAATTCACATTACCAGCTCCTGATTCACATtctagacattttatttatttaactttttttttctttgctgctccagtgccaactttttcagatggtAAGGCTGCAGGAGAGAGCACAGCACCCAAGTCTCTCCAGGCCCCCAGTTTTCCCACAtatggaccaggggcttaaacctgagtttcATGTATAGCAAAGCACATGAGCTATTTCACAAGTCATCTATTTCACAGGCCTCTTTTctattttcagagacagagagatcatgCTAGAGAAAGAGGAGCACTGCTCTAACATCCATGGAGTTCTTGCTGACCTTACATGGGGCTGGAAACTGAACTCATAACCTCAGGCCTTCAGGACTAGTACTCTGAGTTATAGAAATTCCATATCCTTTCACTGGCATTCCACAACCATTTATTATCTTGTTTCTCCAACCAAaccatatactttttaaaaatcagtgaatcgggagtcgggctgtagcgcagcgggttgggctgtagcgcagcgggttaagcgcaggtggcgcaaagcacaaggaccggcgtaaggatcccggttcgaaccccagctccccacctgcaggggagtcgcttcacaggcggtgaagcaggtctgcaggtgtctatctttctctcctcctctctgtcttcccctcctctctccatttctctctgtcctatccaacaacgacaacaacaataataactacaacaataaaacaagggaaacaaaagggaataaataaataaaagaaaagaaaaaaaagaaaaaaaaatcagtgaatctAGGGGCTTCCCTGGTAGGCAGCCCCAGATTAAGTAGGCTGcagttaagaaataaaaacaaagggagtcgggcggtagtgcagtgggttaagcacacttggcgcaaagcacaaggactggcataaggatcccagttcaagcccccagctccccacttgcaggtgagtcgcttcacagtctctccccctctctgtcttcccttcctctctccatttctctctgtcctgtcttaacaatgacgatatcaataacaacaataataataactacaacaacaataaaaaagcaagggcaacaaaatggaaaataaataaacataaaaataaataaataaaaataggtggGTTCCAAGAGGCATTAGGTTtccaagacacacagagagaaaccttcCTCCTATGGTTCTTACCTCCCAGAATGTCTGCCCCAGCAGCAGTGCCCTCCTCttgacttttttaaagttttttttttttggatagagacagaaattgagaaggaaggagggcagaaagagggaggaagacacctgaaacactttcACTACTcgtggactgggggcttaaacctgggtctttgtgcagcgcaatgtgtgtgctctatcaggtgcaccatcgctgggtcccctcttctttttttaaaaaaatgaatataaagtTTAGGATATTCTGAGTGCTAGGCACTATGCTGGGTCCTTCCATATGCATTTTCCTTGAACTTTTCCGAACAACCCTATTCAGTGAGCTCCATTTCACAAATGAAGCTAAGATTCAGTCTTGCTCAAGTCCACGCGGCTAAAAATAAGAACCCAACTCCAAAACTCAGGATTCCCCCACTTTTCAGCTTTAGGGCACCTTTCTTCCCCTCGTGGATTGGACTACAGAAGCCTGGTCTCCATTAGATACTGAATTAGTATCTGTAGCCCGAGATCCTGGTTACTTTGCATTTTTCCTGTGTCGTGTACTGTATCGCGTACTTGTAAAGCCAGGCACATACATTGGGAAGTAACTAACTGAACCACTTCAGTCTAGTTCCTCAATGGGCTAGGGCACTATCCCCTAGGACAGAGTGTCAAAGGGCAGGCAGCTGTGTCCACAACCTTCAAGCCACTGCTGCCACCTTCAGGACCTTTTAAGGAGCTTCTGTCTGTAGAGAGCGGGTCGCCAGCAGGTGGCGCCAGAGCCCCCTCCCAGGCTCCAGGGCCTCCGGGGGCGTGGCTACGCAACTTACTTCCCCGGTCGGTGCAACGTACACCGAGCGCGTGGAGTTAAGAGCACTGATCCCGCCTGGCACACCCCAAAAGCCCCCCCAGCCGTGAGCGCCATGGCGCTCCCTAGGGCTCGGgtgagaagctgggtggcagtgacAAAGACAGCCCACAGACGCTGCAGCACTGAAGGTACTAGACGACCTAGAAGCCTAGCATCCGGGAATCTGAGCGCTGCGCTTTACGTTCACGTGAGTGGAGGGGCGTGGCCTAGCCGGAGGGGCGGGGATGATCGGGAGGGGCGGGGTCATGTCTCCAGTGAGCCGACCCACAGCATCCTCCACCGTGGGCTGCTGTACCCAGGCCGGATGTATCGTTGTCTGGAAACCAGGGGTCTCTGACGTTCACCAGCTTGGTGGACATAACCTAGTGAGTTTTGTTTTGCATATACCCTCTCATATTTAATTAAGCATGTGCAGTAATCCTAGTCCTACTTGCTTTGACAAGTTGTATGGCTGGGCTAGTGCATTGGCTATTGAGGGCTCTCAAATGTGTATAACGGAACCCTCTGAAAGTGACCACACCCATCTGCCCCTTTCCAGTGGCCTTACTGTGAGAAGCGCTGCAGTTACTGCAACTTCAACAAATACATACCCCGCAGTGTGGACGAGGCTGCCATGGAGCGCTGTCTGGTGACCGAGACTCGGACGCTGCTGCAGCTCAGCAGGGTGCAGCGGTAGGTACTGGCCACAGTAGGTAAGGGATTATTGGGAGTTATTTGGCAGAGTGAATAGGAGGGCTCCCCTTGGTCTCACCTTCTCCATCCTCTTTCCCCCAGAGTGGAGTCTGTGTTCTTTGGTGGTGGCACTCCCAGTCTGGCCAGTCCCCACACTGTGGCTGCTGTCTTGGAAGCTGTGGCCCAGGAAACACACTTGCCTGCAGACTCTGAAGTCACATTGGAGGTGAACCCCACTTcagctccaggctccaggctggtGGCTTTTGGGGCAGCGGGGGTCAATAGACTGTCCATTGGCCTCCAGGTAACCTGTCTCACTCACCCTGTCTCAGGGCACCCAGACTTCCAGTGCTGTGCCTTCTGGCCACATTCATTCATTGAGTAAACATGTATTGAGCTCAGGGATTAGAATACATTGAAAAGTGTATGGTGACACttgcaacttatttatttatttatttatttattttgcctccagggttattgctggggctcggtgtctgcaccacttggtccactgctcctggaggctatttctttcccCCTTGTTGCCTGTGttggtttatcgttgttgtggctatgattgttgttgttattgatgtcattgttgttggataagacacagagaaatggagagcgaaggggaacacagagagggggagagaaagatagacacctgcagacgtgcttcactgcctgtgaaatgactctcctgtaggtggggagccaggggctagaatcgggatcctttagccagtccttgagccatgtgtgcttatccactgtgctactgccacacCCCCCTTTTGCAACTTCTTATAGTCTGCTACTATGCTAGACCCCAAGTCACATGAGGCAGTGATTGTGTATGCATTTGTATTCATCAAAATATTCCAAGGGGGGGGCAATATtctgggtgggggtaaatagcataatgattatgtaaagaggctctcatgcctgaggctccagagtcccatgttcaattcctgtaccaccataagccagagttgagcactgctctggtaaaaaaaaaaaaaagagaaaaaaaacaacaagaatatTCCAAGGACCCACCATAATTCCTAGTATGTAGTAAATGTTTGGAAAAGATGTGTGACATCATTTGGAGACAAAGGAGGAGGCAGGCAGATGATGATCACTGAACATGGTAAAAGCTGCCTATCGAAGCAGTCTCTACAAAAGACTTGCACAATATAGCCTCAGAGGCATCACAATCTGATGAAATCATAGAAATAGTTCTGGAAGAGCTAATATTTGAATGAGGAGTTCACCATAAGGAGAAAGtatgggagaaaaaaaactctgtctctccctctatctctagttaaaaaaaaaaaaaaaaaaaggagtggtgaaattgtgaaGAAGCTGTGCCCTAGGGAaaaccctggtaacaaaaaaaaaaaaatctgaacctcaattttttttatctGTATAACGAAGCCAATACTGGAGAGTTATGAGAATAAATTAGatggtatagtggttatgcaaaaagactttcatgcctgaagcttcaggttcagtctcccacaacaccataaaccagagctgagcagtgctctgctttctctctgtctctctcataaaaaataagtaaaaaagatttAAGAAGAAGGCATAAAACAGTTGGCTCCTAGTGAATAGAGCCTTGGTGCTGGCTTGGCCACATACCTCCTAGCTGCCCATTATGTCATGTTTTCCCATGTCCATgtatgtgatgatgatgatgtaaaTGATGTGTCCCTGCCTCCCTCTGAGTTGGCCTGCATGCTTACACCTGGCTCTCTCTCCTCAGTCCCTGaatgacactgagctccagttgCTGGGGCGGACACATTCAGCCAGCGATGCTCTGCGGACACTGGCAGAAGCCCGGCACCTCTTCCCAGGCCGTGTGTCTGTGGACCTGATGCTGGGGCTGCCAGCACAGCAGGTGGGGCCGTGGCTGCGGCAGCTGCAGGAGCTGTTACTCCACTGTGATGACCACGTCTCCCTCTACCAGCTGTCCCTGGAGCGAGGCACAGCTCTCTTCACTCAAGTGCAGCAGGGCACCCTGCCTGCTCCCGACCCCGACCTTGCTGCTGAGATGTACCTGGAGGGCCGGATAGTCCTCCGAGAGTCTGGCTTCCGCCAGTATGAAGTCTCCAACTTTGCCCGGAATGTAAGTCCTGGTCCAGTGACTTGAGTTGGGGAATGAGCAGGCTCAGGGGTAACCAGGGAATAGTGGCCCTCAGGGGAGAAGGGTTCCTGTGGCTGTTCTTGAGGCGTGAGATGATGGGACTTCTCTGCAATTGCCCTTATCTGAGCAGAATGGGACCCACCCTCTTCACTCTGCACTGACTCTTCCTCTTCCCCACAGGGGGCGCTGAGCACCCACAATTGGACTTACTGGCAATGTGGTCAGTACCTTGGTGTTGGGCCTGGTAAGTCCCTTGTGAACTATAGAAAGGATGACTCAAGGTAACACTTCTAGGCTGTGTGATCTGGAATCACTTATTTAACCTCTCCTGTTTCCTCATGTGTAGAGTGCAGCAGACAAGAATgtcttatagaaaaaaaaaaaaaaagaatgtcttatAGAGCTGTTGGGTATATGTTTGAGATGTGTGGCACTCATGGAGGTTTTCAGTCTTCAGTGTGTATCAGCATCAGCTGGAGGGGTTGTTAAAATGCAGGAGGTTGGGCTTCCCCCTCCAGAACTCCTGATCAGACAGGGCTGGAATAGCATCTAAGAACTGATGTTTCTAGCAGATTAGATGCTGTTGGTCCAGCGACCACTCTTTGAAAACCACTGACTGAACATCTGACAAGCATGTGGCATTCGTTGCTATTAAAGTGGAGTGGTGTTGTTGACAGGGGCCCATGGGCGATTTATACCCCAGGGGGCTGGTGTTCACACCCGGGAGGCTCGGATCCAGACCCTGGAACCTGACAACTGGATGAAGGAGGTGATGCTGTTTGGTCACGGCACCCGGAAGCGCACCCCGCTGGGCAAACTGGAGTTGTGAGCGTCAGCGGGCAAGGGGCTGTCCACCTGGGGTTCCCTCAGTTCTCCAGAACCACCTCCACATGAGCTTTTGATTTCTGCcttgccctccccccaccacacccagTGTTGCATGATCCTcatctgacaccccccccccaagtccccaTACACACATCCCTTTGTTGTGAATGGAAGAGACACGGCCCCCTCTCCCAATCCACTGATGTTCTCTCTTTcagactggaggaagttttggccATGGGGCTACGCACAGACATGGGGATCACTCACCAGGTGAGGGGTAGGCAGCTCTGGCAGATGCTTTTGCCTCCTTTTAAAAAAGGTTgatttatgtggtctgggaggtggcacagtggatgaagcattgcactctcaagcatgaggtccagagtttgatccctggggcacatgtaccagggtgatgtctggttctttctctgtctctcttcctatccctctcattgataagtaaataaaaatattttttaaaaaaaaggtttatttatggggttgggcagtggtgcacctggctaagcacacatagtactaactgcaaggacctgcacaaggatccagatttgaaccctgttccccacctatagggaggaggcctcaaaagcagtgaagcaggtctgcaggtgtctgtctttctctctgtctcctcttactctctcagtttctccgtcctgtccaataaaatgggaaggaggggggatggccactaggagcagtggattcgtagtgctggcaccaagccccagcaataaccctagaggcaaaaaaaaatactggggtttgggcagtggtgcagtgggttaaatgcacttggCGTGAagtccaaggactggtgtaaggatcctggtttgagcccccggctccccacctgcagggggggtcacatcacaagcggtgaagcaggtctgcaggtgtctatctttcctcctctctgtcttcccttcctctctcaatttctctctgtcctatccaacaacaatgataaacaacaagggcaacaaaaggaaaaaatacccttcaggagcagtaggttcgtagtgcagccactgagtcccagcaataaccctggaggcaaatatatatatatatatgagagaaccAGTGTATCAGTCTGGCATATtcagtgctgaggatcaaactcagggctttatgcttgagagtccagtgttctaACCACTCTGCCTACTCCTGGGCCACTTAGCTTCTTCTTAAGCTTTGCATACTCACTCACTCTCTtctacacacctacacacacacacacacacacacacacacacacacacacacacacacacacacacctcccat
Above is a window of Erinaceus europaeus chromosome 12, mEriEur2.1, whole genome shotgun sequence DNA encoding:
- the RSAD1 gene encoding radical S-adenosyl methionine domain-containing protein 1, mitochondrial isoform X3, which translates into the protein MALPRARVRSWVAVTKTAHRRCSTEGTRRPRSLASGNLSAALYVHWPYCEKRCSYCNFNKYIPRSVDEAAMERCLVTETRTLLQLSRVQRVESVFFGGGTPSLASPHTVAAVLEAVAQETHLPADSEVTLEVNPTSAPGSRLVAFGAAGVNRLSIGLQLSLERGTALFTQVQQGTLPAPDPDLAAEMYLEGRIVLRESGFRQYEVSNFARNGALSTHNWTYWQCGQYLGVGPGAHGRFIPQGAGVHTREARIQTLEPDNWMKEVMLFGHGTRKRTPLGKLELLEEVLAMGLRTDMGITHQHWQYFEPQVTLWDVFGASMEVEELLEQDLLLLDDRGLRCSWEGLAVLDSLLLTLLPQLHKAWQQRCPSPVPGG
- the RSAD1 gene encoding radical S-adenosyl methionine domain-containing protein 1, mitochondrial isoform X4 — protein: MALPRARVRSWVAVTKTAHRRCSTEGTRRPRSLASGNLSAALYVHWPYCEKRCSYCNFNKYIPRSVDEAAMERCLVTETRTLLQLSRVQRVESVFFGGGTPSLASPHTVAAVLEAVAQETHLPADSEVTLEVNPTSAPGSRLVAFGAAGVNRLSIGLQSLNDTELQLLGRTHSASDALRTLAEARHLFPGRVSVDLMLGLPAQQVGPWLRQLQELLLHCDDHVSLYQLSLERGTALFTQVQQGTLPAPDPDLAAEMYLEGRIVLRESGFRQYEVSNFARNGALSTHNWTYWQCGQYLGVGPGAHGRFIPQGAGVHTREARIQTLEPDNWMKETGGSFGHGATHRHGDHSPGVFGVPGKVWLCWIPCC
- the RSAD1 gene encoding radical S-adenosyl methionine domain-containing protein 1, mitochondrial isoform X2 produces the protein MALPRARVRSWVAVTKTAHRRCSTEGTRRPRSLASGNLSAALYVHWPYCEKRCSYCNFNKYIPRSVDEAAMERCLVTETRTLLQLSRVQRVESVFFGGGTPSLASPHTVAAVLEAVAQETHLPADSEVTLEVNPTSAPGSRLVAFGAAGVNRLSIGLQSLNDTELQLLGRTHSASDALRTLAEARHLFPGRVSVDLMLGLPAQQVGPWLRQLQELLLHCDDHVSLYQLSLERGTALFTQVQQGTLPAPDPDLAAEMYLEGRIVLRESGFRQYEVSNFARNGALSTHNWTYWQCGQYLGVGPGAHGRFIPQGAGVHTREARIQTLEPDNWMKEVMLFGHGTRKRTPLGKLELLEEVLAMGLRTDMGITHQGSSVFLGRSGCVGFPAADPSASTPQGLAAEMPFPCARRMTLCLCVPS
- the RSAD1 gene encoding radical S-adenosyl methionine domain-containing protein 1, mitochondrial isoform X1 translates to MALPRARVRSWVAVTKTAHRRCSTEGTRRPRSLASGNLSAALYVHWPYCEKRCSYCNFNKYIPRSVDEAAMERCLVTETRTLLQLSRVQRVESVFFGGGTPSLASPHTVAAVLEAVAQETHLPADSEVTLEVNPTSAPGSRLVAFGAAGVNRLSIGLQSLNDTELQLLGRTHSASDALRTLAEARHLFPGRVSVDLMLGLPAQQVGPWLRQLQELLLHCDDHVSLYQLSLERGTALFTQVQQGTLPAPDPDLAAEMYLEGRIVLRESGFRQYEVSNFARNGALSTHNWTYWQCGQYLGVGPGAHGRFIPQGAGVHTREARIQTLEPDNWMKEVMLFGHGTRKRTPLGKLELLEEVLAMGLRTDMGITHQHWQYFEPQVTLWDVFGASMEVEELLEQDLLLLDDRGLRCSWEGLAVLDSLLLTLLPQLHKAWQQRCPSPVPGG